The sequence ACAGCTCGAGCACTGGAACTGCGACCACCGTCACCTTGACGGTGGGCGCGACAGCGCCATCTGCGGTCACCGAAACCTATTCCGCCAAGGCGGGCGCGGCGCTCACGGTAAGCGCGGCCCAGGGTGTGCTCGCCAACGACGCCGACAACAACGGTCTCGCCCTGACGGCGAGCCTGGCGACCAATGGCGGCCCGCAGCACGGGACCTTGACGCTCAACGCCGACGGCTCCTTCACCTACACCCCGACCGCCGGCTACAGCGGAACCGACAGCTTCACCTACGTCGCCAAGGACAGCCTTGGCTCCAGCGCGGCGACCACCGTGACGCTGAACGTGGGCTCGACCGCCCCGACCAGCCATGCCGACGCCTACGGCGTGAAGACCGGCGCCTCGATCACCGAATCGGCGGCCCAGGGCGTGCTGGCCAATGATGTCGACAATAACGGGCTCACCCTGACGGCGAGCCTGGCGGCCAACGGGGGCCCGCAGCACGGATCCCTGACGCTGAACGCGGACGGGTCGTTCACCTACACCCCGACTGCGGGTTATGCCGGCACGGACAGCTTCACCTACATCGCCAGCGACGGCCTTTCCGCCGGGACCGCCACCACCGTGACGCTGAACGTGGCCGCGACGCCGATCGTCACCCATACGGCGGCCTACTCCGTGCGTCAGGGCTCCTCGCTCACGACCACCACGACCAATGGCGTCCTGTCGTTCGACACCGACAGCAACGGGTTGACGATGACGGCCTCGCTTGTGGCCAACGGCGGGCCGGCTCACGGGACCTTGACCCTGAACGCGGACGGGACCTTCACCTACACGCCGACCGCCGGCTACATCGGCACGGACAGCTTCACCTATGTCGCCAGCGACGGCGCCACCACCTCCGCGCCGGTGACCATCGGCCTCAAGGTGACGGCTGCGCCGCCGCTTTCGCATACCGACTACTATACCGCGCAAGCGGGCTCTGCCCTGACCGAGTCCGCCTCCGCAGGCGTTCTGGCCAACGACACGGATCCCAACGGCCTGACACTTAGCGCGTCGCTGTCCGGAAGCGGCCCAGCCCACGGGACCCTGACGCTGAATGCGAACGGTTCGTTCGTCTATACGCCGAACGCCGGCTATGTCGGGGCCGACAGCTTCAAGTATGTCGCCAGCGACGGCCAAGCCTCGGGCCAGGTGACGACCGTCAATCTGACCGTCGCCTCCAGCGCGCCGGCGGGCGCGGCCGACACCTACTCGGCGACCACCGGCAAGACCCTGAACATCTCGGCGATCCAGGGGGTGCTGGCCAATGACGTCGACCACAATGGCTTGCGGCTCGACGCGGCGCTGACCGTCGGGCCGACCCACGGGACGTTGACCCTGGATGCGAACGGGTCGTTCATCTACACGCCCAATGCCGGCTTCACCGGCGTCGACACGTTCAAATACACGCCGAGCGATTCACTCGGCAGCGGCTCGGGCACGCTGGTGACGATCAATGTCGGCTCAGGGACCAGCACTGCGACGGTCGGCGCCACTTCGTCCTCGACCGGGGCGCCGATGGAGTCCCAGGCCGCCAGCTCCGTCCATGTCGCGACCAGTTCCAGCGACCACAATATCGGCTCGGCCCAGACCGTGGACTCGGCGTTCAGCTATTCGCTGGTCGGCCTGGGCGCCAAGACCCTGGTGCTGACCGGCAGCGCCAACGTGACGGGCACGGCCAACGCCTATGGCGACCACATCACCGCCAATAGCGGCAACGATGTCCTGGTCGCGGGGGGCGGCAACGACACCCTCACCGGCGGCTCGGGCACGGACACCTTCGTGTTCAAGCCCGGGACCGGCCACGACACTGTGGTCGGCTTCCGTGGCCACGACGTCATCGACCTCTCGGCCTATCTGGACCACGGCTATACGCCGACCCTGACCAATGTCGGCTACAACACCGAGATCAGCTTCTCGAACGGCGACCAGATCACGCTCCTGGGCATCAACAAGTCAATGCTGATCCACAGCACGGTCGGCTTCACCCACTGAGGTCGGCGGCGGTCTTCACACCTTGATCTTCGGTCCGATCGGCAGGTCGCGGATGCGCTTGCCGGTCGCGGCGAAGATGGCGTTGGTCAGGGCCGGCGCCACAGGCGGCAGGCAGGGCTCGCCGACGCCTCCCAGCGGCTGATCGAACGAGCCGCCCAGGATATGCACGCGGATATCCTTGGGCGCGCCGTCGATACGCGTCACCGGGAAGCTGTCGAAATTGCCCTGCTGGGCGCGGCCGTCCTTGAAGCTGACCTCGCCGCCCTGGGCCAGGCTGACGCCCATGATCACCGAGCCCTCGGCCTGGGAGCGAACCCGGTCGGGATTGACCACCGCGCCGCAATCCACGGCCACGTCTGCCCGGATCACCTGCAGCGTCCCGTCCGGCGCCACCTCGACCTCCATGGCGCAGGCCGTGTAGGTGACGAAGCTGTAGTGACCGGCGATGCCCAGGCCGCGGCCCTTGGGCAGGGTCCGGCCCCAGCCGATCTCCTTGGCCGCCCGCTCGATCACGGCGCGCAGCCGCCCGGTGTCGATCGGATAGAGGGCGGGGTCTTCGCCATAGTTGAAGGTGTCGTTCAGGCCCTTGGGGTCGACCTTGCGCGGCGCGCCGATCACCTCCAGCAGGAAGTCCTTCGGGTCCCGGCCGGTTTCGTGCGCCAACTCGGCGATGAAGGACTGCACGGCGAAGGCGTGCGGGACGTTGGAGACCGAGCGGAACCAGCCGATCCGAGCGTGTGAGGCTGCTTGCGGGTTCTCCAGCCGCATCACCGGAATATCCAGCGGCAGGTTGGTCGCGCCCATGCCGAGTTCGTCGTCGGACTCTTGCTTGGGGTCGGGGCCGAAGGTCGAGCTGATGGTCGAGGCGCAGGTGCGGTGCCGCCAGGCGGCGACCTTGCCCTTGGCGTCCAGCCCGGCCTCGAGGCGCTCCAACGAGACCGTGTGGTAGTAGTCGTGCTGGATGTCGTCCTCGCGGGTCCAGGTCACCTTGACCGGCGCGCCATCCATGGCCTTGGACAGCAGCGCCGCCTCGACCACGAAGTCGGGCTTGGACTTGCGGCCGAAGGCGCCGCCCAGGAGGGTGACGTGGACCGTGATGTCCTCGGCCTTGCCTCCCAGGGCGAAGGCGACCACTTCGCGGGTCACCTGCGGCGCCTGCACAGGGGCCCAGGCCTCCCAGCCGCCGCCCGGCCTGGCCCGGACCGTGGCGGTGGGGGTCTCCATCGAGGCATGGGCTAGGTGCGGCAGGTAGTATTCCGCCGTCACCCGCTTGGCCGCGCCGGCTAGGCCCTTGTCGATGTCGCCGACATCGCGGATCACCTTGCCGGGCTTGCGGGCCGAGGCCTCGAGTTCGGAGCGGAAGGCCTTGCTTTCATAGGTGGCGTTGGCGCCGTCGTTCCAGGTGACCTTCAGCGCCTTGCGGCCTTTGATCGCCGCCCAGGTGTTCTTCGCCACCACGGCTACCCCGCCCAGCGGCTGGAAGGGCGGGCCCTCGCGCGGCGGGGCGATGGTCACCACCTTCAGCACGCCCGGCACCTTCATGGTCTCGGCGGCGTCGTAACTGGCCACGGTCCCACCGACCACGGGGGGACGGGCGACCACGGCATAGACGCAGCCCTCGGGGCGCACATCGCCCCCATAGACCGCCTTGCCGGTGACGATGTCGGCCCGGTCGACGCCCGAGATCACGTCCTTGCCGACATAGCGGAAGGCCGCCGGAGACTTCAGCTTCAGGCTCTCGCGCGCAGGAATCGGATACTGCGCCGCGGCCTTGGCCAGTTCGCCATAGCCCAGGCGGCGGCCGGTCGGTGAGTGGACGACGGCATGGTTCTCGGCTCGGACCTCGATCGCGGGCACGCCCCATTTGGTGGCGGCGGCCTGCTCAAGCATGGTCCGCGCGGCGGCGCCGGCGCGGCGCATGGGGCCGAAATAGTGGCGCATGCTGCGCGAGCCGTCGGTGTCCTGGTTGCCGTACTTCGCTTCGTCGCCGTCGGCCTGGACCACCTTCACGCGGGCGAAGTCGGCCTCCAGTTCGTCGGCCAGCACCAGGGCGAGGCTGGTCTTGATGCCCTGGCCCATCTCCTGGCGGTGAGTGGTCAGGGTGACCTGGCCGTCTTCGCCGATAGCGATGAACAGCCGCGGATCGTCGCGCCAACCATTGTCGTCGCCGTCGGCGCCGTATTTCGGCGGATCGTCGGCGAAGGCGCGCCCCTTCAGGCCCACAGCCAGCACCAGGCCGCCGCCAAGGCCCATCAGGACGCCACGGCGGCTCAGGTTCTCCAGGTCGGGCAGTGCCCGGGACGAGACCAGCTTGTTCATGCCTTGACCCCCGCCGCCTGCTTGATCGCCGCTCGGATGCGCGGATAGGTCCCGCAACGGCAGATATTGCCGGCCATGGTCCCGTCGATGTCCGCATCGGTCGGATGCGGCACGTCCTTCAAGAGCGCCGCCGCCTGCATGATCTGGCCGGCCTGGCAGAAGCCGCACTGCGGCACGCCCAGATCCTGCCAGGCGATCTGCAAGGGGTGATCGCCCTTGGCCGACAGCCCCTCGATCGTGGTGACGTGAAGCCCGTCGGCGGCGCTCACCGGGGTCTGGCAGGCCCTGACCGCAGCCCCCTCCAGATGCACCGTACAGGCCCCGCAGAGCGACTCGCCGCAGCCGAATTTGGTCCCCATCAGGCCGAGTTCGTCACGCAGCCACCAGAGCAGAGGCATGTCGGCTTCGCCTTCGAAGACCCGCGTCTCTCCGTTCACGATCACCTTGGTCATGGCTATTTCTTCAGCGTCTGGAGATAGGCGATCAGGTCGGCCCGGTCCGGGGCCGCCGGCACGCTGATCACCATGCGCGTGCCGGGCACCTTCTTGTTCGGAGCGGTGATGAAACTGTCGATATTGGCCGGAGTCCAGGTCAGGCCCGAGGCTTTCAGGGCGTCCGAATAGTTGAAGCTGGTCGAGGCCGCCTTGCGCCCCACCACCCCGAACAGGTTGGGGGCGGCTGTCGGCGTAGCCCCAGCCGTGTTCACATGGCACATGCCGCAGCGCTGCTTGAACAGGGTCGCGCCCTTGGCGGGATCGCCGGCGGCCTGGGCCACTGCCGGCAGGGCGAAGGCTATGGCCAGGATGGCGAGGGTGGTTCGGCGAAGCACGGCGATTCCTCCAGAGGGTAAGCTGGGACGTAGGGGCGAGTGTTGTCGCAGGCGGTCCGGTCGGGCGAGTCTTTTTATTGCGTGGTGGCGGGACGTTCGAACACCTTGCGCCCCATGAACCAGGTCTGCAGCACCTTGGTCTGGCCGACCTTGTCGATCGGGACGCCGAGAATGTCCTGGTCGAGCACGATGAAGTCGGCCGACTTGCCGAGGCTGAGCGAACCGAACTCATCTTGACGGCCCAAGGCGCGGGCGCCGCCCAGGGTATAGGCTTCGATCGCCTCGGGCAGGGTGATGGACTCCTTGGGGTTCAGGGCCGGCAGGCCGGGCTGCGCCCGGGTCACAGCCATCTGCATGTTTATGAAGGGGCGTGGATCCCGGGTGTCGACCGGGGCGTCCGAGCCTGCCGCCAGGACCCCGCCCGCCGCCTTGATCGACCGAACGGGATAGGCATCACGCTCGTAGTCGTTCGCCGGGTCGTGCAGGGCGGCGTAGGAGCCGTCTTTGACCCGGTCGACGAACGGGATCACCGAGAGGTCGTATTCCGGGTCGGTATAGGCCCAGGCATAGGTGAAGGCCACGAACAGGTGGTCCTTGCCGATGCGGGCGATATCCTCGGGCGCGGGCAGTTGCAGGTGAGCGATGGTGTCGGGCCGGCTGGCGTTCCCGTCAGCGGCGCGCGCGGCCTCGATGGCGTCGATGGTCGTTTTGATCGCCCGGTCGCCAATGGCGTGGACGTGCAGGGTGAAGCCGGCCAGGTGCATCCGCTTCAGGTATTCGGCGATCACCTCGGGATCGTGTTGCAGCTTTCCGCTGGTCGCGAAGCATTGGGCCGGGTGGAAGCCGTTGGCCTTGAGGAAGTCGCTGGCCGCAGAGGCGTCGTCATAACGCTGTGGCGCGGCCTGAACCGCATGGCAGGCGGGGCTGTCCAGGTCGACATAGCCCTTCACGGTCATCTCGCCCTTGGCGTCCTTGCCGAAAATCGGCTGCAGATAGGGCTTCAGAGACGGGGATTCTGGCGCGGTCGGGGGCACGGCATTGGGATCGCCCTCCAGCACGCCGTCGGCGAACAGCTTGACCGCGTCGGCGCGGATCAAGGGGTTGGCGGAATATTTCGCCTTCACCTTCAGCGCCTCGGCCACCAGACCGTCATAGTCGACGCGGCCGTCGGCCAGCCGGTGGGCGTCGGGGTCATAGTATTGCGCCAGGGTTGCGCGCACGGTCAGCGTCCCCCGCGCCTGCAGCTTGTCGTAGAAGGCGTACATGCTGGGGGTGACCATGGCGTCCTGGACAGCAGTGATGCCGTCGCCGTTCAGGACCTGCATCACCTTTTCCGGTTCGGCGATCACGGCCTGGACATTGCCGACCGCCACGTCGGCCAGGCCCATGGCCGAGCGAGCATCCTCGTTAACGCCGCCATTGGGCTCGCCGGCGGCGTCGACCCCGATCAGCTTGCCATAGGCGGCGAAGTCCCCGGCCAGAGTCGCCTTGCTGAAGCCCACGGTCTGGCCTTTGGCGTTACGCGCCAGGGCCAGGGCCGCGCTGTTGAAGCCGCCGTGATGCCCGTCGTTGCCCTTCAGCTGGATCGGCCGGTCGCCCGCCGCCTGGTCCAGGGCCGCGCGCAGGGTAGGGTGGGCCGGGTCCGGCTGGTTGCCGTTGGAAAAGTTCCACTGCTCGACGTTCAGCCATTGCCCCGGAGCGATGTGGTAGCGGCTGACGCAGTCCTTCACGAAGGCGGAGAGCTCGGCCAGGCTCATCGCCTGGCTTTTCAGGTCGCAGGTGTCGAACTGCACGGTGTCCAAGGGATGGATATGGGCGTCGACCAACCCTGGCAGCACCCGCCGGCCGTGCAGGTCCTCGATCTGCGTCTTGGGGCCGGCGAAAGCCGCCGCCCCGGCCTCGTCGCCGACATAGACGATCTTGCCGCCGCTGACCGCCAGGGCCTGGGCCTCCGGCCGAGCCGGATCGACCGTATGGATTCGGCCGTTCTTGACGATCAGGTCGGCCGGGGCGGCCGAAGCGGCGCCGGCCAGGAGTAGGGCGGCGAGGGCGGTCGTGCAGCGAAGAGGCAGCATGGGGCTCCGCATCAAAGGGCCAGAAGCTCGCCGACCGCCCGGTGGGCCTGGTCGATGGCGATGTCGGTATAGGCGCCGCGTCCGGAGTCGGAATTGGCGATGACGATGCGGCCGAAACGGGCGCGGCCGATCACATTGGGCTGCCGTTCGGTGGGCAGGTCCTCATCGAACAGCGGGTTGAATTCGGGCGCATAACCGTGCGGCCAGCGGTTGACCGTGATTCCCAGGATGTCGCGCGCCGGATCGAATCCAGCCGGCCTCAGGACGCGCGCCAGCTGGTCGCGGGTATTGCGCTCGAAGGTCTCGAACGAGGTCCCCAGGATCTCGGCCCGCCCGGCGCGGTTCTGGTCCATTTCCGGCAGGCCGGGGACGCAGGGGGTGCGCGTCAGGTGGACCAGGATCGGCCGCTCGGGCGAGCGCTCGGCCTTGTACGCGCCGATGTCGACCGCCGCATTCAGGCCCACCGAGCAGTAGTAGGCCCCGGGGGCGTAGGCGCGGCGAAAGCCGAGCTTGTGGAAAGCGGTCCAGTTGCGCAGCGCCACGGTGGTGTAGATCAGCGGCGTCTTGACCAGCTCGTGCAGCGCCGCCTTCTGCGTCTCGGGAAGTTCCGGGCAGATATAGGGGATCATCATGTTCCACGAAGCCATGACGCAGGCCCCGGCGCGCACGCTGTAGAGCTTGCCGCCCCGGACATAGGCCAGCTCGACTCCGGTGGACGTGGCCGGTTCACCGACATTGCGGGCCCGAACCACGATGCTGGAGAGGCGGATGCGCACCGGATTGTCCGGCTTGTCGAGCTGGGCGTAGTCGCACCTGGCGGTGACAATGTCCTGGGCGTCCTGGCCGGGCAGGGCGGCGGGGACCAGCTTGCGCGCCAGCAGCCTGGCGATGCTGGCGTTGCCGTCCGGGAAGTGGAACTTGTAGGAGCCGCCGTCGGCATAGCCGGCCGGCGTGAAGCCCATGTGCGGCGCCGAGCCTGGCTTCAGCCCCAGGCCCTGGAACCCCGCCAGGCCGAAGGCCCAGCAGTCCAGCGCCGACAGGGCGTCGATACCCACGCCCTGCTCGTCATTGGTGCGGGCCTGATAGAACGGAATGACGCTGGGATCGGCCTTGACGATGGCCAGCAGGAAGTCGCGGTAGCTGAGGCGCGACAGCCGAGCCTTCTTCTCGTCCGACGACAGGCCCGGCAGGTAGTCGGTCTCGGCCGTCTCGATGCGCAGGATCTCGCTCTGCGCGGTCGGCGACAGCGGGCAGCGGGCCAGGAAGGCGCGCCAGGTCTCGGCGCTGGCCGACTCGTCGTCCTCGCTGGGGTCGCCGGCCACCAGCCGGTCCTCGCCGAAGGTCTCCTTGTCGAAGAAAATCGCCCGCTTCAGGCCCAGGCTTTCATAGACTTGCGGCCGGTCGCAGGCCTTGGCCAGAGCCTCGGGCTCGACGCCGAGGGATTTCAGCAGGCCGTCGGCGACCGGGCTGTAGGGGCGGGGGCTGTCGATCTCCAGCGTGCCGCCGTTCATCAGGTGCAGCTTGCCGTCCAGGCGGTATTCATTGCGCTTGGCGTGGCCGCCGAAGTCGTCGTGATTGTCCAGGATCAGGATGCGCGCCGACGGCCTGGCCTGGCGATAGAACCAGGCGGCCGAAAGTCCGCTGATGCCGCCGCCGACGATGACCAGGTCATAGCGTTCGGTAGTGTCCTGCGGCGCGCCCTGGCCCTGCCAGAAGGCGCCGTCGCGCAGGGCGTGGGCGGGCTCGAAGCTGCCTGGATGGCTGCCGCGCAGGCCGGTCAGGTTCGGCGGGTAGTAGCCCAGTTGGTCCTGTGGCCAGGCTATCCCGGCCTGGGCCAAGGCCGGGCCGCCGGCGAGGGCGCCGGTCCCGAGCGCGCCGACCGCGACCGCGACCCCGTTCAGGAAATCGCGGCGGTCGATAGGGCGGTCCATGCCCAGCGCCTTGTCTCGCTCCCGGCCGCCGCCCATGGCTCCTCCTCTGCGCGTCACAGCCGGTCTCGCAGGGCGTACCAGAGCATGCCCAGCACGTGCAGCGGCCCGCGCAGGGCCATGCCGCCCGGGAAAGCCATGGGCTCGACCCCGGCGAAGAGGTCGAAGCGGCTGGCGTTGCCGCCGATCGCCTCGACCATCAGCTTGCCGCCCAGAGTCGAGAGGATGGCGCCCATGCCGGAATAGCCATGGGCGAACAGCACCTCGCCCTGGCGGCCGACATGCGGCAGACGGCTGGTGGTGACCGAAACCAGCCCGCCCCAGGCGTAGTCGATCTTGACGCCTTTCAGCTGGGGGAAGGTCCCCTCCAGGTGCGGACGGGTGAAGGCGGCCATGTCTCGCGGCGGATCGGGGGTGTAGCGCTCGCCGCCGCCGAACAGGATCCGGCCGTCGGCGGTGCGCCGGTAGTAGTTGACCACGAAGCGGGTGTCGGACACGGCCACATTGGTCGGGATCAGCGTCTCGATCTCGGCCAGTGGCTCGGTCGCCACCACATAGTTGGCCACCGGCATGATGCGGCTGTTCACCCGACCCATCAGGCCGGTCAGGAGGGCGTCGCCGGCCAGGATGGCGTGCCGGGCGGTGACACCGCCCTGGGCCGTGCCGATCCGCACCTTGCCGTCCTGCTTCAGGCTCGTCGCCACCGATCGCTCGAAGATGCGCACGCCGGCGCTCGTGGCCGCCCGCGCTAGGCCGAGGGTGAAGTTCAGGGTGTGGAAATGGCCGCCGCGCCTGTCCAGCAGGCCTGCGGCATAGGGGGTGTCGACGTGGGCGCGGGCCTGGTCGGCGGTCAGGAATTCGGCGTCGCGATAGCCCATCACCTCGGCCAGGCAGCGCACCTCGTCCTCGAGATGGCCGATGTCGCCGGCCTTGACCGCGCCCAGGAGATGCCCGGCCTCGACCAGATCGCAGTCGATCGCGTGCTTGCGGATCAAATCGCCCACCAGATCGCGGGCTTCCAGGGCGGTGTGGAACAGGGCCTGGGCCCGCTCGCGGCCGTAGGCCTGAATCAGTTCCAGCGCGCCCTTGCGCAGCCCGGGGATCATCTGGCCGCCGTTGCGGCCCGAGGCGCCCCAGCCGATTCGGCCGCCTTCCAGCAGCACAACGCTAAGCCCGGCCTCGGCCGCATGCAGGGCGGCCGACAGGCCCGTGGCCCCGCCGCCGACCACCACCAGATCGGCCTCGGTCTCGCCCGTCAGCTGCGGGTGGCTTGGGGCGTCGTGGGCGGTCGCCACATAGTACGACCGGTCCATGTTCAGGGACTGGTTGAAGCCCATGGTCAGACCTTGAGCAGCAGGTGGTCGCGTTCCCACGAACTGATCACGCCCTGGAACGCCTCCAGCTCGGCCTGCTTGATGGTGGTGAACGCGCGGAAGAAGTACTGGCCAAGCAGTTCCTTGACCGGCTCGCAGGCGTTGAACCGCTCCAGCGCCTCTTCCAGCGTCTTGGGCAGGGTGCGGGCGTAGTGGTAGGCGTTGCCGGTCGCCTGGGCGCTGGGCTCGATCTGTTGCTCCATGCCCAGATAGCCGGCGATCAGGGCCGCGGCGATGGCCAGGTAGGGATTGGCGTCCGCGCCCGGCAGGCGGTTTTCGATCCGCCGGTTCTCCCGGTCCGAGATCGGCACGCGCAGGCCGCAAGAGCGGTTGTCATAGCCCCACTGCACGTTGATCGGCGCCGAGTGGCTGGGCCGCATGCGGCGGAACGAGTTCACATTGGGCGCGAACAGGGGCGAGATCTCGGGCAGGTATTTCTGCAGCCCGCCGACGAAGTGGCGGAACATCTGGCTGTCGGCGCCGGCGTCGTCGGCGAACAGGTTCACGCCGCTGGCGGTGCTGTTCATCGAGATGTGCAGGTGCATGGCGCTGCCGGGCTGGTTCTCCATCGGCTTGGCCATGAAGGTCGCGTAGACGCCGTGCTTGAGGGCCACCTGGCGCACAATGCGCTTGAACACCAGGACCTGGTCGGACAGGCGCACCGGCTCGCCGTGCAGGAAATTGACCTCCAGCTGGGCGGTGCCGCTCTCGTGGATCATGGTGTCCACGTCGAGCTGGGCGGCCTCGGAATATTCGTAGATGGTCTCGATCAGGTCCTCGTACTCGGTGATGGCTTCCAGGCCATAGGGCTGCGGCGAGGTCTCGGCCCGACCCGAACGGCCGGTGGGCGGGGTCAGGGGCAGGTCGGGATCGGGATTGAGGGCGGTGAGGTAGAATTCCAGCTCCGGCGCCACGATCGGCTTCCACCCCCGCTCGGCATAGAGCTTCATCACCTGCTGCAGCACCTGACGAGGCGAAGAGGCCCAGGGCGAGCCGTCGCTGTGATGCGCGTCGGCGAACACGTAGGCCGTCGGGGTCTTGAAGCCCGGGGCTACGCGCAGGGTGTCTGCATTCGGGTGCAGGACCATGTCCGGGTCGGAATAGGCCTCGTCCTCATCGTCGGTGTCGGCATATTCGCCGGTCACGGTGACGGCGAACACGCTGGAGGGCAGGCGCAGCGAGGCGTCGGTCTCAGCCTGCACCAGCTTGGCGGCCGGCAGCACCTTGCCGCGCAGCACCCCGTTCATGTCGGGAATCAGGCATTCGACTTCGCTGATCCCCCGCTGCTCGATCCACTTCTTCAACTCGGACATGGGGGAGGCGCTCGGTGATTTGTGATAGCAGTAAGATCGCCTGTCCCCCGGGGGTGCGTCAAGCGGGGTCGAGTCATCGCCCGCAAGGGCTCTATCCGCCAAATTCCGGGCCGCGATGCGAATTGAGGGGCGGCGAGGCCCTGACCTCAGGCCGGCTAGAATTTCCGGTCACAGGCGGCCTGTGATCGCAAACCCACTGCGAAGCTTGAGCGAAAAGCGCGATCCCCGTGTGAGATCATGCGCCGCATAAGCCGCGCTACCGAAAATGTGGGATCGCAGTTATATGTCGTTTCCAGCCCGCAATCCGCGGACGGAGCAAGCTGAGCGACAGGGGTGCCGATGGCGAACGCCTCGACGGGGAAGAGCAAGGCGCAATCGGTCGCCGAGGTCGAGGACTTGGAGCCGGCAGTCGAGCCGGTGCTGCACGCCAGCATCTACGACGACCTTCGCCGGCGCATGATCACAGGCAAGATCGTCCCGGGCGTCGGCCTCTCGACCCGCGGCCTGGCGCTCGAGCTGGGCGTCAGCCAGATGCCGGTCCGCGACGCGCTGAGCCGCCTGGCGGCGGAAGGGGCGGTGGCGATCCGCTCCAAGCGCAAGATCGAAGTGCCGCCGATGAACCCAGAGCGGTTCACGGACCTGCTGGACTGCCGCCTGCTGCTGGAGCCGGAGGCCGCGGTCCAGGCCCTGCCGCACATCACGCCGGCCAAGATGAAGCAGCTGCGCGAGATCGACGCCGCCTTGGACACCGCCATGGAGAATGGCGACGTCATCGGCTACATGGAGAAGAACTTCGAGTTCCACTTCGCCCTGTACCGCGCCAACAACCGGCCGACCCTGAATCGGCTGATCGAGACGCTGTGGCTGCAGTTCGGCCCGTTCATGCGGGTGGTCTATGGCCGCTATGGCACCGCCAACCTGGTCGACCAGCACCGGGTGGCGCTGGACGCCATCGAGGCCGGCGACGCCGATAGCCTGCGCCGCGCCATCGCCGGCGACATCGCCGACGGCATGGGCCTGATCGGGCGGACGAGCTGGAGTTAGAGCCCTTCCCCCTCGATGAGGGAAGGGCTCTATCCACCTAGAACTTCGACTTCACCGCTACGCCCCAGGTGATCGGGTCGTTGACCATGCCGGTCAGGTTGTTGAAGTCGATCGCGCTTTCGGCGCGGATCTGGTTGGTGATGTTGCGCACGAACACCGCGAACTCGGTCTTGCGCGGGGTCAGGTAGCCCACGCGCAGGCCGCCCTGCAGTTCCGGCCGGCTGGTGAACTCCTTGGCCGTGTAGAGGAAGTAGTTCAGCTCGCTGCGATAGGACCAGTCGGTATAGGCGAACACCTCGCCGCCGTTCGCCATCGGAATGCCGTAGCGGGCGGTCCAGTTGGCCACCCATTGCGGCGCCTGGGGCAGGGGATTGCCGTTCAGGATCGCGTTGCCCTGGGCGTTCAGCGGATCGGTGACGGTGCAATTGCCGGCGCCGCAGGGGGCGACCGAGATGGTCCCGTCCTCGATCTTGGTGAAGTTGTGGCTGACGCCGGCGGTCAGGGTCAGGTTGTCGATCGGCCGGGCCTGGATGTCGGTCTCGACGCCGTTCCCGACCACCTTCTTGGCGTTCAGCAGCGCCGCCGAATTGACCGCGCCGCCGACGGCGGTCA is a genomic window of Phenylobacterium montanum containing:
- a CDS encoding Ig-like domain-containing protein, whose translation is MSAVYLNFNGQAVATSAAAHAWLDTTGYGQTLTATATPTQFGDQYGGGTMIGGTGDDTFYIMDSTENISVASSTGVDTVYAWANYTLVANVNNITLEKADLTAVGNSGDDLMISGGTQDTLIAGSGSNVLVDAGSGGVFFQFNANMTTDVIYGFQASGTNHDIINLNGTGYSNFTQLQSHLTQQGSDALLTLSPTQAILIRNTLASSLTASDFGFSVSLANVTPTFDDEFNSLSLWNSATGTGTWKTSFISGNQTGALSWMSRTLAPNNEQEIYVDPSYAGSGATALGLNPFSINNGVLDITASKTPTADLSVLNNFKYTSGLITTEKSFSQTYGYFEMKAELPSGQGVWPAFWMLPADGSWPPELDVMEQIGGGQVFQTAHSVNSSGTAIANGFSSFVPGNSTGFHTYGVLWTPTTLAWYVDGVEVASMATPADMNKPMYMLVNLAVGGNWPGSPSADFTSAQMQVDYVRAYSLASLNLADGAPPSSIQSSTPSSAPQSAPSAPSTPTATPPTSAADSYQASAGHALTVSAAQGVLANDTDNNGQTMTAALAANGGPQHGTLTLNADGSFTYAPTAGYAGTDSFTYIAKDSSSTGTATTVTLTVGATAPSAVTETYSAKAGAALTVSAAQGVLANDADNNGLALTASLATNGGPQHGTLTLNADGSFTYTPTAGYSGTDSFTYVAKDSLGSSAATTVTLNVGSTAPTSHADAYGVKTGASITESAAQGVLANDVDNNGLTLTASLAANGGPQHGSLTLNADGSFTYTPTAGYAGTDSFTYIASDGLSAGTATTVTLNVAATPIVTHTAAYSVRQGSSLTTTTTNGVLSFDTDSNGLTMTASLVANGGPAHGTLTLNADGTFTYTPTAGYIGTDSFTYVASDGATTSAPVTIGLKVTAAPPLSHTDYYTAQAGSALTESASAGVLANDTDPNGLTLSASLSGSGPAHGTLTLNANGSFVYTPNAGYVGADSFKYVASDGQASGQVTTVNLTVASSAPAGAADTYSATTGKTLNISAIQGVLANDVDHNGLRLDAALTVGPTHGTLTLDANGSFIYTPNAGFTGVDTFKYTPSDSLGSGSGTLVTINVGSGTSTATVGATSSSTGAPMESQAASSVHVATSSSDHNIGSAQTVDSAFSYSLVGLGAKTLVLTGSANVTGTANAYGDHITANSGNDVLVAGGGNDTLTGGSGTDTFVFKPGTGHDTVVGFRGHDVIDLSAYLDHGYTPTLTNVGYNTEISFSNGDQITLLGINKSMLIHSTVGFTH
- a CDS encoding xanthine dehydrogenase family protein molybdopterin-binding subunit translates to MNKLVSSRALPDLENLSRRGVLMGLGGGLVLAVGLKGRAFADDPPKYGADGDDNGWRDDPRLFIAIGEDGQVTLTTHRQEMGQGIKTSLALVLADELEADFARVKVVQADGDEAKYGNQDTDGSRSMRHYFGPMRRAGAAARTMLEQAAATKWGVPAIEVRAENHAVVHSPTGRRLGYGELAKAAAQYPIPARESLKLKSPAAFRYVGKDVISGVDRADIVTGKAVYGGDVRPEGCVYAVVARPPVVGGTVASYDAAETMKVPGVLKVVTIAPPREGPPFQPLGGVAVVAKNTWAAIKGRKALKVTWNDGANATYESKAFRSELEASARKPGKVIRDVGDIDKGLAGAAKRVTAEYYLPHLAHASMETPTATVRARPGGGWEAWAPVQAPQVTREVVAFALGGKAEDITVHVTLLGGAFGRKSKPDFVVEAALLSKAMDGAPVKVTWTREDDIQHDYYHTVSLERLEAGLDAKGKVAAWRHRTCASTISSTFGPDPKQESDDELGMGATNLPLDIPVMRLENPQAASHARIGWFRSVSNVPHAFAVQSFIAELAHETGRDPKDFLLEVIGAPRKVDPKGLNDTFNYGEDPALYPIDTGRLRAVIERAAKEIGWGRTLPKGRGLGIAGHYSFVTYTACAMEVEVAPDGTLQVIRADVAVDCGAVVNPDRVRSQAEGSVIMGVSLAQGGEVSFKDGRAQQGNFDSFPVTRIDGAPKDIRVHILGGSFDQPLGGVGEPCLPPVAPALTNAIFAATGKRIRDLPIGPKIKV
- a CDS encoding (2Fe-2S)-binding protein; translation: MTKVIVNGETRVFEGEADMPLLWWLRDELGLMGTKFGCGESLCGACTVHLEGAAVRACQTPVSAADGLHVTTIEGLSAKGDHPLQIAWQDLGVPQCGFCQAGQIMQAAALLKDVPHPTDADIDGTMAGNICRCGTYPRIRAAIKQAAGVKA
- a CDS encoding c-type cytochrome, which codes for MLRRTTLAILAIAFALPAVAQAAGDPAKGATLFKQRCGMCHVNTAGATPTAAPNLFGVVGRKAASTSFNYSDALKASGLTWTPANIDSFITAPNKKVPGTRMVISVPAAPDRADLIAYLQTLKK